A stretch of DNA from bacterium:
GTGCGCCTCAGCTCCTGGGCCGGAGAGCTGGGCCGCGTGACGGTGGACGGACCCACCCGCTGCGTGGCCTGGGACGAGGCGAACGGCTACTGCTGGTGCGCCGACGAGGACGGAAACCTCTACGCCTTCGACGCCGACCTCACCGGCGACGGAACCTCCGCCGACGCACGGGTCACCGTCACCGGTCTGGGCGTCGTTCGCGGCCTGGCGGTGGATCCGGACGGGGACCGCGTCTGGTTCAGCGACAGTGCGGGCGACCGCGTCTTCTGCCTGGATTCCGACGGCGGCATTTCCTTCACCGCCACCGACATCGAAGACCCCCGGGGGCTGTCCCTGGACTCCGACGGCGACTGCTGGGTCGCGGCGCGGGGAGGGTCGGTGCTGCTCCTCGACGCCGGGGACGGGGCGGTGCTGGAGAGCTACGAGGACCTGAACGGGCCGGTGGACGTCTCAGCCGAGCCGGGCGGCGGGGTCTGGGTGGTGGAGGAAACAGGGGGCAAGGCGAAGCTCCTCCGGGACGGCGACACCGTCCTGACCGCGGAGGGGTTCTCCTC
This window harbors:
- a CDS encoding SMP-30/gluconolactonase/LRE family protein; its protein translation is MKRSMLLAFLTPLAAILLALGCDTPADGGQHQPPVNTTEYVADKMNDRIVMLDSEGNTAGFYEFVTRPTDVSLFPGVDALWIADYSGDRVVRLDLDLGFVAATEDGLLNDPIAVSVTADKECWVADRVNHAFVRLSSWAGELGRVTVDGPTRCVAWDEANGYCWCADEDGNLYAFDADLTGDGTSADARVTVTGLGVVRGLAVDPDGDRVWFSDSAGDRVFCLDSDGGISFTATDIEDPRGLSLDSDGDCWVAARGGSVLLLDAGDGAVLESYEDLNGPVDVSAEPGGGVWVVEETGGKAKLLRDGDTVLTAEGFSSPAAVVVYDPKLW